The Algoriphagus halophilus genome window below encodes:
- a CDS encoding NADPH:quinone oxidoreductase family protein, with the protein MKAILCEQFGDPDLLELREVPDPIVGENQVLIEVNACGVNFPDLLMIQNKYQFKPDLPFSPGGEVAGKVLALGKNVTNFQIGDSVLALCRWGGFAEKVAVDSDRVFLLPDSLNAKSAATMLYTMSTSYHALKDRAELKAGESVLVLGAAGGVGLAAVELAKMMGAKVIAGASTPEKLQLCKDRGADFLINYEEENLKSQIKELTNGKGVDVVFDPVGGNYTDSAIRGMAWKGRYLIVGFSNGEIPKIPMNLPLLKGCSILGVFWGQFSKLEKELNLKNLNQLIDWILEDKLKGPEVAEFPIDRAKEALLKLQDRSNYRKGVVIL; encoded by the coding sequence ATGAAAGCGATTCTTTGTGAGCAATTTGGAGATCCTGATCTATTGGAATTAAGAGAAGTGCCAGACCCAATTGTTGGGGAAAACCAAGTTTTAATAGAGGTGAATGCATGTGGGGTGAATTTTCCAGATCTGCTGATGATCCAGAACAAGTATCAGTTTAAGCCAGATCTTCCCTTTTCTCCAGGAGGTGAAGTAGCTGGAAAAGTCCTTGCTTTAGGGAAAAATGTGACGAATTTTCAGATTGGAGATTCAGTGTTAGCGCTATGCCGTTGGGGAGGTTTTGCAGAGAAGGTAGCTGTAGATTCGGATCGGGTTTTCTTACTTCCTGACTCATTAAACGCTAAATCAGCGGCAACCATGCTATATACTATGAGTACTTCTTATCATGCCTTGAAAGATAGAGCTGAATTGAAAGCAGGAGAATCTGTCCTTGTGCTCGGAGCTGCTGGTGGAGTGGGGTTAGCAGCTGTGGAACTTGCAAAAATGATGGGCGCCAAGGTAATAGCAGGAGCTTCTACTCCAGAGAAACTTCAACTTTGTAAAGATCGGGGTGCGGATTTTTTAATTAACTATGAAGAAGAGAATTTAAAAAGCCAAATCAAAGAATTGACAAATGGAAAAGGAGTGGATGTGGTGTTTGATCCTGTTGGAGGGAACTATACAGATTCTGCGATTCGGGGAATGGCTTGGAAGGGAAGGTATTTAATAGTGGGATTCTCCAATGGGGAAATTCCCAAAATACCGATGAATCTACCATTGCTGAAGGGCTGTTCTATTCTAGGGGTATTTTGGGGACAGTTTTCCAAATTGGAAAAAGAACTGAATTTGAAAAATCTAAATCAGTTGATTGACTGGATTTTGGAGGATAAACTGAAAGGACCAGAAGTGGCGGAGTTTCCAATCGATCGAGCAAAAGAGGCACTATTGAAACTTCAAGACCGTAGCAACTATCGTAAAGGCGTGGTCATCTTATAA
- the secA gene encoding preprotein translocase subunit SecA, whose amino-acid sequence MLELIAKGLAKVFGTKSDRDIKELTPKVEEINKIFKSFASLSDDELRAKTAEIKGIIDAKLKTIDDSIGEIRIKINELPANAIHQKDQLFNEIDQLEKQRDESLEEVLLEVMPTAFAVVKETARRFKENKQLKVTANLNDRELAARKQNVEIDGDHAIWHNTWLAAGNEVVWDMVHYDVQLIGGMVLHSGKIAEMATGEGKTLVSTLPAYLNALAGRGVHIVTVNDYLAKRDSEWNAPLFEFHGLSVDCIDKYQPNSAGRKKAYACDIVYGTNNEFGFDYLRDNMARDGGDLVQGKHHFAMVDEVDSVLIDDARTPLIISGPVPKGDVHEFDDMKPRVATLVDEQRKLVQGYLTSAKKLLAEGNEKEGGLALFRAFRGMPKYKPLIKYLSEPGIRVILQKTENYYLQDNKRNMPEADEPLLFTIDEKTNVVDLTDRGIDTMTTKNENAEFFILPDIGVVIADLEKDDSLDDKEKLVRKEEVIKDYGVKAQRIHTVNQLLKAYCMFERDTEYIIVDGKVKIVDEQTGRVMEGRRYSDGLHQAIEAKENVKVEDATQTYATITLQNYFRMYHKLAGMTGTAETEAGEFWEIYKLDVVVIPTNRVIQRSDREDKVYKTVREKFNAVVDEINELVAAGRPVLVGTTSVEISEVLSRMLTLKKIPHQVLNAKQHAKEADVVAAAGQAGTVTIATNMAGRGTDIKLSDESKKAGGLAIIGTERHESRRVDRQLRGRAGRQGDVGSSQFFVSLEDSLMRLFGSDRIAKLMDRMGLEEGEVIQHSMITKSIERAQTKVEENNFGTRKRLLEYDDVMNSQREVVYKRRRNALKGDRLELDILNIMYDVCESNIEMGKSTGDPEDLRLNVFTSLGLDYQISESDLKSKDSATLTQELYEAAFDNYQKKNELIMSTALPIFKKVQEERGATVKDIMVPISDGIKQIGVVVNLEGMINSEGRELIRSIEKNVTLAIIDQNWKEHLRDMDDLKQSVQNAVYEQKDPLLIYKFEAFEMFKRFIGKLNEDVISFISRADLPKQDPSQVNAAQPPGAAEPQGQASKAEVSSTLNPGANRAAAAAASAGRPAPQVVAPRKSDKAYGRNDRVNVQYTNGTTKSDVKYKSVEQDIQEGKCIIID is encoded by the coding sequence ATGTTAGAATTAATTGCCAAAGGACTCGCGAAAGTATTCGGTACTAAGTCCGATAGAGATATTAAAGAATTAACCCCAAAAGTAGAAGAGATCAATAAGATCTTTAAAAGCTTTGCTTCCCTCAGTGACGATGAGTTGCGGGCAAAGACTGCTGAAATCAAAGGTATCATTGATGCTAAACTCAAAACAATCGACGATAGCATTGGAGAGATAAGAATTAAAATCAATGAACTTCCTGCGAATGCAATTCATCAAAAGGATCAACTTTTCAACGAAATTGATCAACTGGAAAAGCAGCGGGATGAATCTTTGGAAGAGGTGCTATTGGAGGTAATGCCTACGGCGTTTGCGGTAGTGAAAGAGACCGCAAGAAGATTCAAAGAAAATAAGCAGCTGAAAGTTACAGCCAACTTAAATGACCGTGAACTGGCTGCGCGCAAGCAAAATGTAGAAATCGATGGAGATCATGCCATCTGGCACAACACTTGGTTGGCAGCAGGTAACGAAGTAGTTTGGGATATGGTCCACTACGATGTTCAGCTAATCGGTGGGATGGTTTTACATAGTGGTAAAATTGCAGAGATGGCTACTGGAGAGGGTAAAACCTTGGTTTCCACACTTCCTGCGTACCTTAATGCCTTGGCAGGAAGAGGAGTTCACATTGTAACAGTCAATGATTATCTGGCGAAACGTGACTCCGAATGGAATGCTCCACTTTTTGAATTCCATGGGTTGTCTGTAGACTGCATTGATAAATACCAACCGAATTCAGCTGGAAGAAAGAAAGCCTATGCATGTGATATCGTGTATGGTACCAATAACGAATTTGGATTTGACTATTTACGTGACAACATGGCTCGTGATGGCGGAGACTTAGTTCAAGGCAAGCATCATTTTGCCATGGTCGATGAGGTCGATTCCGTATTGATTGATGATGCAAGGACTCCATTGATTATTTCCGGTCCTGTACCAAAAGGCGATGTGCATGAGTTTGATGACATGAAACCTCGTGTGGCCACTTTGGTGGACGAACAAAGAAAATTAGTTCAAGGGTACCTTACCTCTGCTAAGAAATTATTGGCAGAAGGCAATGAAAAAGAAGGGGGATTGGCATTATTTAGAGCCTTCAGAGGGATGCCTAAATACAAGCCATTGATCAAATACCTTTCTGAGCCAGGTATTCGGGTAATTCTTCAAAAAACAGAAAACTACTACCTACAGGACAATAAGCGAAACATGCCTGAGGCAGATGAGCCATTATTGTTTACGATTGATGAAAAAACCAATGTGGTTGATTTGACGGATCGTGGGATAGATACGATGACTACCAAGAATGAAAATGCAGAGTTTTTCATTTTGCCGGATATCGGTGTAGTAATCGCAGACTTGGAAAAAGATGATTCCTTGGATGATAAAGAGAAGTTGGTTCGAAAAGAAGAAGTCATCAAAGACTATGGAGTAAAAGCCCAACGTATTCATACAGTAAATCAATTGCTAAAGGCCTATTGTATGTTTGAACGAGACACAGAGTACATCATTGTGGATGGAAAAGTGAAGATCGTGGATGAGCAAACAGGTCGTGTCATGGAGGGTAGAAGATATTCCGATGGCTTACACCAGGCGATAGAAGCGAAGGAAAACGTGAAGGTGGAGGATGCCACTCAAACTTACGCGACGATTACCTTACAGAACTATTTCAGAATGTACCATAAGTTGGCTGGTATGACTGGTACAGCAGAAACTGAAGCTGGGGAATTCTGGGAGATTTATAAATTGGACGTGGTAGTTATTCCTACCAACAGAGTAATCCAACGTTCAGATAGAGAAGATAAAGTTTATAAAACCGTCCGTGAGAAATTCAATGCGGTTGTAGATGAAATCAATGAATTGGTAGCAGCAGGAAGACCTGTGTTGGTGGGTACAACTTCAGTGGAAATTTCAGAGGTGCTAAGTAGAATGCTTACTCTGAAGAAAATACCTCATCAGGTATTGAATGCGAAGCAACACGCGAAGGAAGCAGATGTAGTTGCTGCTGCGGGTCAAGCAGGAACCGTAACCATTGCTACCAACATGGCAGGTCGTGGTACTGATATTAAACTTTCGGATGAATCTAAAAAAGCAGGAGGTTTAGCCATTATAGGTACCGAAAGACACGAATCCAGACGGGTCGATAGACAGTTGAGAGGTCGTGCTGGACGTCAAGGTGATGTGGGTTCTTCTCAATTCTTTGTTTCTCTGGAAGATAGCTTAATGCGTCTATTTGGCTCGGATCGAATTGCCAAGTTAATGGATCGAATGGGGCTTGAAGAAGGAGAGGTAATTCAACATAGCATGATTACCAAATCCATTGAGCGTGCTCAAACGAAAGTTGAAGAAAACAACTTTGGTACCAGAAAGAGGTTGCTAGAGTATGATGATGTGATGAACTCACAGCGTGAAGTAGTGTATAAAAGAAGAAGAAATGCACTAAAAGGAGACCGTCTGGAGTTAGATATATTGAATATCATGTATGATGTATGCGAAAGCAACATCGAAATGGGAAAATCTACTGGTGATCCTGAAGATTTGAGATTGAATGTCTTTACGTCTTTAGGCTTGGATTATCAGATTTCTGAAAGTGATTTGAAATCTAAGGATTCCGCAACTTTGACTCAAGAGTTGTATGAAGCGGCCTTTGATAATTACCAGAAAAAGAATGAGTTGATCATGAGCACTGCGCTCCCAATCTTCAAGAAGGTTCAGGAAGAAAGAGGAGCTACCGTGAAAGACATCATGGTTCCGATTTCTGATGGCATCAAGCAGATTGGAGTAGTCGTAAATCTTGAAGGAATGATCAATAGTGAAGGTCGTGAATTGATCCGATCCATTGAAAAGAACGTGACCTTGGCGATCATTGATCAAAACTGGAAAGAGCATCTGCGAGATATGGATGACTTGAAGCAGTCAGTTCAGAATGCAGTGTATGAGCAAAAAGATCCGTTATTGATTTATAAGTTTGAAGCATTTGAAATGTTCAAGCGGTTCATCGGTAAATTGAATGAAGATGTGATTTCATTCATTTCAAGAGCGGATTTACCAAAACAAGACCCTAGTCAAGTGAATGCGGCGCAGCCTCCTGGAGCGGCAGAGCCACAGGGACAAGCTAGCAAAGCAGAAGTTTCCAGTACCTTGAATCCAGGTGCAAATAGAGCTGCTGCTGCAGCGGCAAGTGCAGGAAGACCAGCTCCTCAAGTAGTTGCTCCAAGAAAGTCTGACAAAGCTTATGGAAGAAATGATCGGGTGAATGTTCAATATACCAATGGAACTACCAAATCAGATGTGAAATATAAAAGCGTCGAGCAGGATATTCAGGAAGGTAAGTGTATTATTATCGATTAA
- a CDS encoding dipeptidase, with the protein MAVSDFIQNNKDRFLNELLDLLRIPSVSADPKFKNDVFAAADFVKESLIKAGADTAEICETKGYPIVYGEKIINPELPTVLVYGHYDVQPADPYELWDSPPFEPVIKKTEEHPQGAIFARGSADDKGQFYMHIKAFEAMMASGDLPCNVKFMIEGEEEVGSDNLDKFVIENKEKLKADVILISDTHMISMKDPSITVGLRGMAYMEVEVTGANRDLHSGTYGGAVANPINVLCDMISSMKDENDHITIPGFYDKVAELTAEQRARLNEAPFDLDEYKKKLKIADVQGENGYTTIERVGIRPTLDVNGIWGGYIGEGAKTVLPSKASAKISMRLVPNQDWHEISELFENYFRSMAPKSVTVKVIAHHGGSPAVVSDSSIGYQAAEKAMEQTFGKRPIPTREGGSIPIVALFQKELETDPILFGFGLDTDALHSPNEHYGVANYFIGIETIAAFFKHFKTLSSQ; encoded by the coding sequence ATGGCCGTTTCAGATTTTATCCAGAATAATAAAGACCGTTTTTTAAATGAACTATTAGACTTATTGAGAATTCCATCAGTCAGTGCAGATCCTAAATTCAAAAATGATGTTTTTGCTGCTGCTGACTTTGTGAAGGAAAGCTTAATCAAAGCCGGAGCTGATACTGCAGAAATATGTGAGACCAAAGGGTATCCTATTGTCTATGGAGAAAAGATCATTAACCCGGAATTACCTACCGTTTTGGTTTATGGGCATTATGATGTACAACCTGCAGACCCTTACGAATTATGGGATTCTCCTCCATTTGAGCCGGTTATCAAAAAGACAGAAGAACATCCACAAGGAGCCATTTTCGCTAGAGGCTCAGCAGATGATAAAGGACAATTCTACATGCATATCAAAGCATTTGAAGCAATGATGGCCTCTGGAGATTTACCTTGCAATGTGAAGTTCATGATTGAAGGAGAAGAAGAAGTCGGCTCAGATAACCTGGACAAATTTGTAATTGAAAACAAGGAAAAATTAAAAGCTGATGTCATATTGATTTCAGACACTCATATGATCAGCATGAAAGACCCTTCCATCACGGTTGGACTTCGTGGCATGGCTTATATGGAAGTGGAAGTGACTGGAGCTAATAGAGACTTACATTCTGGAACCTATGGAGGGGCAGTAGCCAACCCTATCAATGTGCTCTGCGACATGATTTCTTCCATGAAGGATGAAAATGATCACATCACCATTCCAGGATTTTACGATAAAGTTGCAGAATTAACAGCAGAACAAAGAGCCAGGCTCAATGAAGCTCCTTTTGATCTGGATGAATACAAGAAGAAACTGAAAATAGCCGACGTTCAAGGTGAAAATGGATATACAACCATTGAACGAGTGGGTATCAGACCAACTTTAGATGTCAATGGTATTTGGGGAGGATATATTGGAGAAGGTGCAAAAACCGTGTTGCCATCCAAAGCCTCTGCTAAGATTTCCATGCGATTGGTCCCCAATCAGGATTGGCATGAAATCTCTGAGCTTTTCGAGAACTATTTCAGGTCTATGGCTCCGAAATCAGTAACTGTCAAGGTAATCGCGCATCATGGTGGTTCTCCAGCAGTGGTTTCCGATAGCTCGATTGGATATCAGGCAGCAGAGAAAGCCATGGAGCAGACTTTTGGAAAAAGACCTATTCCTACTAGAGAAGGCGGTTCTATCCCTATCGTTGCATTATTCCAAAAAGAACTGGAAACCGATCCTATTTTATTTGGTTTTGGTTTGGATACTGATGCATTACACTCACCCAATGAACACTATGGAGTAGCCAATTATTTTATTGGAATTGAAACTATTGCGGCTTTCTTCAAACATTTCAAAACTTTAAGTAGTCAGTAA
- a CDS encoding M20 metallopeptidase family protein produces MLKDKIKSLAKAYKEEVIANRRHLHANPELSYAEFKTSAFVEEKLKGLGITKIDKKATTGWSALIEGKNPNKKVVALRADMDALPIIEANDVPYKSKNVGVMHACGHDAHTASLLGAAKILNEVKDDFEGSIKLIFQPGEEVVPGGASLMIKDKVLEDPRPAGIIGQHVMPFIDAGKVGFRKGIYMASADEIYVTVKGKGGHGAMPETLIDPVLIASHMIVALQQVVSRAASPKIPSVLSFGRFEALGATNVIPNEVKIQGTFRTLNEEWRAKAHGKMLQIAHGIVEGMGGELDFEIRKGYPFLKNDPELTDRSQQAAIEYLGKENVLDLDIWMAAEDFAYYSQEINGCFYRLGTRNEAKGITSGVHTPTFDIEEDALEIGAGLMAWLAVSELQNS; encoded by the coding sequence ATGCTGAAGGACAAAATTAAGTCACTGGCCAAGGCCTATAAAGAAGAAGTTATTGCGAACCGCAGACATCTGCATGCCAATCCAGAACTATCCTATGCCGAGTTTAAGACCTCTGCTTTTGTGGAAGAAAAGCTCAAGGGTTTAGGGATTACCAAGATTGATAAAAAAGCTACCACAGGCTGGTCAGCTTTGATCGAAGGTAAAAATCCAAACAAAAAAGTAGTGGCACTTCGAGCAGATATGGATGCCTTGCCGATCATAGAAGCTAATGATGTACCTTATAAATCCAAAAATGTTGGGGTAATGCATGCCTGTGGGCATGATGCACATACGGCTTCTTTATTGGGAGCAGCTAAAATCCTCAATGAAGTTAAAGACGACTTTGAAGGATCCATCAAATTGATTTTTCAACCAGGAGAAGAGGTAGTACCTGGTGGAGCTTCATTAATGATCAAAGATAAAGTTCTAGAGGATCCAAGACCTGCCGGAATTATTGGCCAGCATGTGATGCCTTTTATTGATGCCGGTAAAGTAGGTTTCAGAAAAGGAATTTACATGGCTAGTGCCGACGAAATCTATGTCACTGTCAAAGGAAAAGGAGGGCATGGAGCTATGCCTGAAACCTTGATTGACCCAGTATTGATTGCTTCTCATATGATTGTGGCTTTACAACAAGTGGTGAGTAGAGCGGCTAGTCCTAAAATCCCATCAGTTCTTTCTTTTGGACGATTTGAAGCCTTAGGAGCCACGAATGTGATTCCAAATGAAGTAAAGATTCAGGGAACGTTCAGAACGCTCAATGAAGAATGGCGGGCGAAAGCACATGGAAAAATGCTTCAGATCGCTCATGGGATTGTAGAAGGGATGGGAGGAGAACTGGATTTCGAAATCCGAAAGGGATATCCATTTTTAAAAAATGATCCAGAATTAACAGATAGGTCACAGCAAGCTGCCATTGAATACTTAGGAAAGGAAAATGTATTGGATTTGGATATCTGGATGGCTGCAGAGGATTTCGCCTATTACTCTCAAGAGATCAACGGTTGTTTTTATAGATTAGGAACCAGAAATGAGGCAAAAGGGATCACTTCTGGAGTTCACACTCCAACTTTTGACATTGAAGAAGATGCCTTGGAAATTGGTGCAGGTTTGATGGCTTGGTTGGCAGTTTCAGAATTGCAAAATTCTTAA
- a CDS encoding protein-disulfide reductase DsbD family protein, with product MKINRFLQVAVAFILFLSLNSLSEAQIVSPPSWNISLEPNKTVVGEESTLVFEAQIPIGWYVYSNDFDPDLGPNLTTLVLEESADYTLSGSLTPINPKEKFDPIWEGEVTYFMGKGRFEQKLIANSESGTIKGYLEYQMCSDVTGQCINYEEDFEISFNAVSGSSSVNSDAAGEEQAELDSPFDVVESESPSTDADEQQVSTFTTETSDSSESLIGFMVLAFLAGLAALLTPCVFPMIPMTVTFFTGRSKSKAAGIRQAFIYGISIIAIYTVAGTAVAAIQGPEFANWLATHWVPNLFFFGVFIFFALAFLGLFEINLPSSFVNKVDAKAEKGGLAGVFFMAFTLVLVSFSCTGPIVGSILISSAGGELIKPILGMFAFSMAFAIPFTLFAIFPEWMKSLPKSGGWLNSVKVVLGFLELALAFKFLSIADLVYHWGILDRDIFLIIWIVIFGAMGLYLLGKIRLPHDSPLETIGVPRLILALVTFMFVVYMIPGLFGAQLKLLSGYLPPMTTQNFSIASGLGLESDRPISDETVLYSDILDIPYGIHGYFDYDQAMAAAKKAGKPLLIDFTGHGCVNCRKMEENVWVDPSVLNRLKNDFVMAALYIDERLELPESEWYTSEYDGKVKKTLGKQNADFQITEFNNNAQPYYVILDHNGALLANPHSYDTDISNFVEFLDGAKKEFEKRK from the coding sequence ATGAAAATCAACAGATTTCTTCAGGTAGCTGTAGCATTTATCTTATTCCTGAGTCTAAACTCCCTTTCGGAGGCTCAGATTGTATCACCCCCAAGTTGGAACATTAGTTTGGAGCCTAATAAAACCGTTGTGGGTGAGGAATCTACACTAGTATTTGAAGCTCAGATACCCATAGGATGGTATGTTTACTCCAATGATTTTGATCCGGACTTAGGACCTAATTTGACTACCTTGGTTTTAGAGGAATCAGCAGATTATACGCTCTCAGGTTCTCTGACGCCTATTAATCCTAAAGAAAAGTTTGATCCTATCTGGGAAGGGGAAGTCACGTATTTTATGGGAAAAGGGAGGTTTGAGCAAAAGTTAATTGCGAATTCCGAATCTGGAACCATTAAAGGCTATTTGGAATACCAAATGTGCTCAGATGTCACCGGCCAATGTATCAACTATGAAGAAGATTTTGAAATTTCCTTCAATGCAGTCTCAGGAAGTAGCAGTGTAAATTCCGATGCAGCAGGTGAAGAACAGGCCGAATTAGATAGCCCATTTGATGTGGTAGAATCTGAATCTCCCTCTACAGATGCAGATGAGCAACAAGTTTCCACATTTACCACAGAAACTTCGGATTCAAGTGAATCCTTAATAGGTTTTATGGTCTTGGCATTCTTAGCAGGCTTAGCAGCATTGCTTACTCCTTGCGTGTTTCCCATGATCCCCATGACCGTCACCTTCTTTACTGGAAGGTCAAAATCCAAGGCAGCGGGAATACGACAAGCCTTTATATATGGGATTTCCATTATCGCAATTTATACCGTAGCCGGAACGGCAGTGGCCGCAATCCAAGGACCGGAATTTGCAAATTGGTTGGCAACCCACTGGGTACCCAACCTCTTCTTTTTCGGGGTTTTCATCTTCTTTGCCTTGGCTTTCTTAGGATTATTTGAAATAAATCTTCCATCCAGTTTTGTTAATAAAGTAGATGCCAAAGCTGAAAAAGGAGGCTTGGCTGGAGTATTCTTCATGGCCTTTACCTTAGTATTGGTTTCCTTTTCCTGCACAGGACCCATCGTCGGATCCATTTTGATTTCCTCCGCTGGTGGAGAACTCATCAAGCCGATTTTGGGAATGTTTGCATTCTCCATGGCATTTGCAATTCCATTTACCTTATTCGCCATATTTCCAGAGTGGATGAAATCCCTACCAAAATCCGGAGGTTGGCTGAATTCAGTGAAAGTAGTATTGGGATTTTTGGAGTTGGCCTTGGCCTTCAAATTCCTTTCCATTGCAGATCTGGTTTACCATTGGGGAATTTTGGATCGTGATATATTCTTGATCATCTGGATCGTCATCTTTGGAGCAATGGGACTTTACTTACTAGGAAAAATCCGATTGCCACATGATTCTCCATTGGAAACTATTGGGGTACCAAGACTAATTCTGGCGTTGGTAACCTTTATGTTTGTAGTGTACATGATACCAGGATTGTTTGGAGCACAGCTCAAATTATTAAGCGGTTACCTTCCTCCAATGACTACTCAAAACTTCTCTATAGCTTCAGGACTAGGATTAGAGTCGGACAGACCCATTTCTGACGAAACAGTCCTCTATTCTGATATTTTGGATATCCCTTATGGTATCCATGGCTACTTTGATTATGATCAAGCCATGGCAGCGGCCAAAAAAGCAGGGAAGCCCTTATTGATTGACTTTACTGGGCATGGCTGTGTCAACTGTCGTAAGATGGAAGAAAATGTTTGGGTAGATCCATCTGTTCTAAACAGGTTGAAAAATGACTTTGTCATGGCCGCATTGTACATTGATGAGCGCCTGGAACTTCCGGAAAGTGAATGGTATACCTCTGAATACGATGGAAAGGTCAAAAAGACCTTAGGTAAACAAAATGCCGATTTTCAGATCACTGAATTTAACAATAATGCCCAACCTTATTATGTGATTTTGGACCACAATGGAGCACTTTTAGCAAATCCTCATTCTTATGATACCGATATCTCCAACTTCGTGGAATTTCTGGATGGGGCTAAGAAGGAATTCGAAAAGAGAAAGTAA
- a CDS encoding organic hydroperoxide resistance protein: MKKLKVDYTAIARNTGGRKGHVKSDDGLLDFDVAMPKEIGGEGGKTNPEQLLAAAYSTCFGGALASVAQKVSLRDSEITAKVHLGSFGPEDYGIAVDIFVKIPHASSLEEAQKLADAAHEICLISKATRGNIEVNVTAVK, encoded by the coding sequence ATGAAAAAATTAAAAGTTGATTATACTGCTATAGCTAGAAATACAGGAGGAAGAAAGGGTCATGTCAAATCAGATGATGGATTGTTGGATTTTGATGTAGCCATGCCCAAGGAAATTGGAGGCGAAGGTGGCAAAACGAATCCTGAACAATTATTAGCTGCGGCTTATTCTACATGTTTTGGAGGCGCGCTGGCTTCAGTCGCTCAAAAAGTAAGTTTGCGTGATTCTGAAATTACAGCCAAAGTACATTTAGGAAGTTTTGGTCCTGAAGATTATGGAATTGCGGTGGATATTTTTGTTAAAATCCCACATGCAAGTTCTTTAGAAGAGGCTCAGAAACTTGCCGATGCAGCGCATGAAATCTGTTTAATTTCCAAAGCCACCAGGGGAAATATTGAAGTTAATGTGACTGCTGTCAAATAA
- a CDS encoding S1/P1 nuclease has product MKFIKSIILTLIMSMMGSQVFAWGQLGHYLIGYMANMQLKNSTRKKVEQVLGPMSLGRSGTWMDEIKSDRSYNYAYSWHYLTSKSGEYDPELQEEGGDAYEAILRLKGELIAGNLSPQEEAEKLKMLIHIVEDIHQPLHVGTGEDRGGNDVKLEYFYQPTNLHSVWDSGMIDRWAMSYTEIGDELSRRITSEMENQYRKATIDDWLKEAVSLRPMVYNLPENKKISYEYGYETRDIVEERLIAASVRLAQILEEIY; this is encoded by the coding sequence ATGAAATTCATCAAATCTATCATCTTGACCCTGATCATGTCAATGATGGGGTCACAGGTTTTCGCCTGGGGACAACTTGGCCATTATTTGATAGGCTATATGGCTAATATGCAGTTGAAAAACTCAACTCGAAAGAAAGTTGAGCAAGTGCTAGGCCCCATGAGCTTGGGAAGAAGCGGTACTTGGATGGATGAAATCAAATCTGACAGATCTTACAACTATGCGTATTCTTGGCATTACCTGACCAGTAAATCTGGAGAATATGACCCTGAACTTCAGGAAGAAGGTGGCGATGCATATGAAGCAATCCTTAGATTGAAAGGTGAACTGATTGCTGGAAACCTGAGTCCTCAGGAAGAAGCAGAAAAGTTAAAAATGCTAATTCATATTGTTGAAGATATTCATCAACCGTTACATGTGGGTACTGGTGAAGATCGGGGGGGTAACGATGTTAAATTGGAGTATTTTTACCAACCGACCAATTTGCATTCGGTATGGGATTCTGGAATGATTGATCGGTGGGCGATGTCTTACACGGAAATAGGAGATGAGTTGAGCAGAAGAATTACTTCTGAGATGGAAAATCAATATAGAAAAGCTACCATCGATGATTGGTTGAAAGAAGCGGTAAGCTTGAGACCGATGGTTTATAATCTTCCTGAAAATAAAAAGATATCCTACGAATATGGATATGAAACTAGGGATATTGTGGAGGAACGATTAATTGCAGCGAGTGTACGATTAGCTCAGATATTAGAGGAGATTTATTAA
- a CDS encoding MarR family winged helix-turn-helix transcriptional regulator: MVSLHQLSLGLYSTSRLLIQLLQNILKEYNLTYPQYLTMTVLWEEDSLLVKEIGERLHLDSGTLTPLLKKLEAMNYVKRQRGEDDERTVHIELTYPGKSLQTKVEQALRPLEEILNEIPGLELSGLNYSLQNLLESVEKLKNSKKE, encoded by the coding sequence ATGGTCTCCCTTCATCAACTCTCACTTGGACTTTATAGTACGTCAAGGTTACTCATTCAACTTCTTCAAAACATCCTAAAAGAATATAATCTAACTTATCCTCAATATCTGACAATGACTGTGCTGTGGGAAGAGGATAGCCTCTTGGTAAAAGAAATAGGAGAAAGACTTCATTTAGACTCTGGAACGCTGACTCCTTTGTTGAAAAAATTGGAAGCAATGAATTACGTCAAGCGACAACGAGGAGAAGATGATGAACGAACTGTTCATATTGAGTTGACCTACCCTGGCAAATCACTTCAAACCAAAGTCGAGCAAGCCCTTCGGCCTTTAGAGGAAATTCTAAACGAAATCCCAGGATTGGAATTATCTGGTTTAAACTATTCCCTTCAAAACTTGTTAGAAAGCGTAGAAAAGCTAAAAAATTCTAAGAAGGAATGA